One Panicum virgatum strain AP13 chromosome 3N, P.virgatum_v5, whole genome shotgun sequence DNA segment encodes these proteins:
- the LOC120666030 gene encoding uncharacterized protein LOC120666030 produces the protein MDVFNGVRFVRLRCCARRGKYLAADVDGLSVCLSGQRGVHNVVWAVHHAAGPDGGPCVLLRGAYGRYLLATSVQAGTGPSHGVLTTQDDLDHSSPPPGLLWQAIPRRSTFVLRSGTGRYLRANGRYLRWRRAVTSAGDNGSTMMQWDIENVPIRMTRPCILDPTYQLTHARRRPLTESEVARQIRFVRGETNGAVNEGAWRTMRLNTHNLMQLRLTLACRLGASRDVTRTTLCIRAGRYGHLSPLLVDLPIGNNRIDIVILNHGTQADNDLRYPDLNAPSIG, from the exons ATGGACGTGTTCAACGGGGTGCGCTTCGTGCGGCTGCGGTgctgcgcgcggcgcggcaaGTACCTCGCGGCCGACGTCGACGGGCTCAGCGTCTGCCTCTCCGGCCAGCGCGGCGTGCACAACGTGGTGTGGGCGGTCCACCACGCGGCGGGCCCCGACGGCGGGCCCTgcgtcctcctccgcggcgcCTACGGCCGGTACCTCCTCGCCACCAGCGTCCAGGCCGGCACGGGCCCCTCCCACGGCGTGCTCACCACGCAGGACGACCTCGAccacagctcgccgccgcccgggttGCTGTGGCAGGCGATCCCCCGGCGGAGCACCTTCGTCCTCCGGAGCGGCACGGGCCGCTACCTCCGCGCCAACGGCCGCTACCTCCGGTGGCGCAGGGCCGTCACCTCCGCCGGCGACAACGGCAGCACCATGATGCAGTGGGACATCGAGAACGTCCCCATCAGGATGACGCGCCCCTGCATCCTTGATCCAACCTACCAG CTGACGCATGCGCGGCGTCGCCCGCTGACGGAGAGCGAGGTGGCCCGGCAGATCCGGTTCGTGCGCGGCGAGACCAACGGGGCCGTCAACGAGGGAGCCTGGAGGACGATGCGGCTCAACACGCACAACCTGATGCAGCTGCGGCTCACGCTGGCGTGCCGCCTGGGCGCCAGCCGGGACGTCACCCGCACCACCCTCTGCATCCGGGCCGGCCGCTACGGCCACCTCAGCCCTCTGCTCGTCGACCTGCCCATCGGCAACAACCGCATCGACATTGTCATCCTAAACCACGGGACGCAAG CGGACAACGATTTGCGGTACCCGGATTTGAATGCTCCATCCATAGGATAG
- the LOC120667499 gene encoding uncharacterized protein LOC120667499, translating into MANWSVVTAIKAQATVASIAMASKISLKLLVDNKTKKVLFAEAGKEFVDFVFSLLTLPIGAVVKLISAGTMHGSIGRLYQSVDNISASYLLPTTDKKDLLQPKVLQPDGGELLLLQGAGDGASPLGRLKMYTFPGQCVTVALEARAVCPQCRQAMTTEMAFVLPSAAPKAGVGKGGGGASGAEESGGYVKGVVTYMVTDGLEVTPMSGISSIALINRFSIGKGDVDLAEKFVTVGMDEDRALLKAALRSDTVLSEEELQ; encoded by the exons ATGGCCAACTGGTCAGTGGTCACTGCTATAAAAGCACAGGCGACCGTGG ctagcataGCAATGGCTTCCAAGATCTCGCTGAAGCTCCTCGTTGACAACAAGACGAAGAAGGTCTTGTTCGCCGAGGCCGGCAAGGAGTTTGTGGACTTCGTCTTCAGCCTCCTCACGCTGCCGATCGGCGCGGTGGTCAAGCTCATCTCCGCGGGCACCATGCATGGCAGCATCGGCCGGCTGTACCAGAGCGTCGACAACATCAGCGCCTCCTACCTCCTCCCGACCACGGACAAGAAGGACCTGCTCCAGCCCAAGGTGCTGCagcccgacggcggcgagctgctgctcctgcagggcgccggcgacggcgcgtcGCCGCTGGGCAGGTTGAAGATGTACACCTTCCCGGGTCAGTGCGTGacggtggcgttggaggccaGGGCCGTGTGCCCCCAGTGCAGGCAGGCGATGACCACGGAGATGGCCTTCGTGCTGCCGTCCGCGGCGCCCAAGGCCGGCgtgggcaagggcggcggcggcgcgtcggggGCGGAGGAGAGCGGCGGGTACGTGAAGGGCGTTGTGACCTACATGGTGACCGACGGGCTGGAGGTGACGCCCATGTCGGGCATCTCCAGCATCGCCCTCATCAACAGGTTCAGCATCGGCAAGGGCGACGTCGACCTCGCCGAGAAGTTCGTCACCGTCGGCATGGACGAG GACCGTGCTCTTCTCAAGGCGGCGTTGCGCTCCGACACCGTGCTCTCCGAGGAAGAA TTGCAGTGA
- the LOC120667498 gene encoding uncharacterized protein LOC120667498 produces MASKISLKLLVETRSKKVLFAEASKEFVDFVFSLLTLPIGAVAKLVSAGTMHGSVGRLYQSVDRMGASYLQPGADKSELLQPGVLHPDARELLLLPHAAAGDGGGEAEEQPRLPKFKLYTCPGQCVTVTMEREAACPQCKQPMATEMAFVLPSAAPASAAGAKGGGAAGEDSGGYVKGLVTYMVTDGLEVTPMSAISSITLINKFSVGSDVDLAEKFVSVGMDEGLGLLRAALSSDTVLSDVFLARKK; encoded by the coding sequence ATGGCTTCCAAGATATCGCTGAAGCTGCTGGTCGAGACCCGCTCGAAGAAGGTGCTCTTCGCGGAAGCCAGCAAGGAGTTCGTGGACTTCGTGTTCAGCCTGCTGACGCTGCCGATCGGCGCCGTGGCGAAGCTCGTCTCCGCCGGTACCATGCACGGCAGCGTCGGGCGACTGTACCAGAGCGTGGACCGCATGGGCGCGTCCTACCTGCAGCCCGGCGCGGACAAGTCGGAGCTGCTGCAGCCCGGGGTGCTGCACCCGGACGcgcgcgagctgctgctgctgccgcacgccgccgccggcgacggcggcggcgaggccgaggaGCAGCCGCGGCTGCCCAAGTTCAAGCTGTACACGTGCCCGGGCCAGTGCGTGACGGTGACCATGGAGCGGGAGGCCGCGTGCCCGCAGTGCAAGCAGCCGATGGCGACGGAGATGGCCTTCGTGCTGCCCtcggccgcgccggcgtcggccgccggcgccaagggcggcggcgcggcgggggaggatAGCGGCGGGTACGTGAAGGGGCTCGTGACGTACATGGTCACCGACGGGCTGGAGGTGACGCCCATGTCGGCGATCTCCAGCATCACGCTCATCAACAAGTTCAGCGTCGGCAGCGACGTGGACCTAGCGGAGAAGTTCGTCAGCGTGGGCATGGACGAGGGGCTGGGCCTTCTCAGGGCGGCGCTGAGCTCCGACACGGTGCTCTCCGACGTGTTCCTGGCGAGGAAGAAGTGA
- the LOC120667497 gene encoding uncharacterized protein LOC120667497, whose translation MASKISLKLLVDTKTKTVLFAEAGKEFVDFVFSLLTLPIGAVAKLVSAGTMHGSVGRLYQSVELIGASFLQPGTDKSDLLQPKVLHPDARELLLLQGGGADGDGEPALARFRLYTCAGYCATATMEARATCPQCKQAMSTEVAFVLPSAAPAPAGSSSSSDESGGYVKGVVTYMVTDGLEVTPMSAISSITMINKFAGKDVELAEKFVTVGTSEGLALLKAALRSDTVLSDVFLRKK comes from the exons ATGGCTTCCAAGATCTCCCTCAAGCTGCTGGTCGACACCAAGACGAAGACCGTGCTGTTCGCGGAGGCCGGGAAGGAGTTCGTCGACTTCGTGTTCAGCCTCCTGACGCTGCCGATCGGGGCCGTGGCGAAGCTCGTCTCCGCCGGCACCATGCACGGCAGCGTGGGCCGCCTGTACCAGAGCGTGGAGCTCATCGGCGCGTCCTTCCTGCAGCCCGGCACCGACAAGTCGGACCTCCTCCAGCCCAAGGTCCTGCACCCGGACGcccgcgagctgctgctgctccagggcggcggcgccgacggcgacggcgagccggcGCTGGCCCGGTTCAGGCTCTACACGTGCGCCGGGTACTGCGCCACGGCGACCATGGAGGCGAGGGCCACGTGCCCGCAGTGCAAGCAGGCCATGTCCACGGAGGTGGCCTTCGTGCTGCcgtccgcggcgccggcgccggcggggtcgtcgtcgtcctcggacGAGAGCGGCGGGTACGTCAAGGGGGTGGTCACCTACATGGTGACGGACGGGCTGGAGGTGACGCCCATGTCGGCCATCTCCAGCATCACGATGATAAACAAGTTCGCCGGCAAGGACGTCGAGCTCGCCGAGAAGTTCGTCACCGTCGGCACGTCCGAG GGTCTGGCTCTTCTCAAGGCGGCGCTGCGGTCGGACACCGTGCTCTCCGACGTGTTCCTCAGGAAGAAGTGA
- the LOC120664047 gene encoding UDP-galactose/UDP-glucose transporter 5B-like, whose protein sequence is MADAAAPPPGLPVAAGRDRDKDKDDRRRWAARCGFAVLGIMGTLLVYGVLQEKIMRIPYGAEKEFFRYSLFLVFCNRITTSMVSAMFLLASKKSLDPVAPLHKYGVVSISNMLTTTCQYEALKYVSFPVQTLAKCAKMIPVMIWGTIIMRKKYGGKDYFFAAIVTLGCSLFILYPASMDVSPFNKGRESTIWGVSLMLGYLGFDGFTSTFQDKLFKGYDMEIHNQIFYTTMCSCLLSLTGLILQNHLIPAVDFMFRHPDCFSDVVILSSVATASQFFISYTIRTFGALTFATIMTTRQLVSILLSCVWFVHPLSWMQWVGAAIVFGALYTKSFLRSKPQKTAVASPPRCSSPNPPNNS, encoded by the exons AtggcggacgcggcggcaccGCCGCCCGGGCTGCCAGTGGCGGCGGGCAGGGACAGGGACAAGGACAAGGACGACCGCCGCCGCTGGGCGGCCCGCTGCGGCTTCGCCGTGCTCGGCATCATGGGCACTCTCCTCGTCTACGGCGTCCTCCAG GAAAAGATCATGAGAATTCCCTATGGAGCAGAGAAGGAGTTCTTCAGATACTCACTTTTTCTTGTTTTCTGTAACCGCATCACAACATCCATGGTATCTGCAATGTTCTTACTG GCAAGTAAGAAATCATTGGACCCTGTGGCTCCATTGCACAAATATGGTGTTGTCTCTATATCAAATATGCTGACGACAACCTGCCAGTATGAG GCCCTCAAGTATGTCAGTTTCCCTGTCCAAACACTTGCCAAATGTGCGAAGATGATACCTGTGATG ATCTGGGGCACAATAATAATGAGAAAGAAGTATGGTGGAAAAGATTACTTCTTTGCTGCCATCGTGACCCTGGGTTGCTCATTGTTCATTCTATATCCG GCATCGATGGATGTCAGTCCATTCAACAAAGGCAGAGAAAGCACTATTTGGGGTGTTTCACTTATGCTTGGTTATCTTGG TTTTGATGGGTTCACAAGCACGTTCCAAGATAAACTCTTCAAAGGGTATGACATGGAAATACACAACCAAATATTCTACACGACAATGTGCTCATGTCTTCTTAGTTTAACTG GTTTGATACTCCAGAATCATCTGATTCCAGCTGTGGACTTCATGTTCCGTCATCCAGATTGCTTCTCTGACGTCGTAATCCTATCCAGT GTTGCGACGGCTAGTCAGTTCTTCATATCCTACACCATTCGAACATTTGGGGCTCTCACATTTGCTACCATAATGACAACTAGACAG CTGGTGAGCATATTGCTGTCCTGTGTCTGGTTTGTACATCCTCTCAGCTGGATGCAGTGGGTTGGTGCG GCAATTGTATTTGGAGCCCTGTACACaaagagtttcttgagaagtaAACCACAGAAGACAGCGGTCGCAAGCCCGCCACGCTGTTCTAGCCCGAATCCTCCTAACAACAGTTGA
- the LOC120664044 gene encoding uncharacterized protein LOC120664044: MAMEPLPLFMGDGTDAALFSAFWSSFPDDLQQPPQESVGELKQSLVATTLELEAAKEELKKKEQSIAKLADLVRQVVKERDDARDQLQQLRLLAAAAPAPAAPPQQLVTSSVTDSDCSLVSSPVDPFFDPVTSADRRCKHSPATPPPPSAAAKQQCQPGANVVGSAADAVLDMLASKRPLPQKGRLLAAVMEAGPLLQNLLVAGQLPRWRNPPTVHAPDTLPLGARASYVSAPMAAGGANAVAAATTLGYAGSNACMKRPLMTAMPMLPLTPMAAANCSSGFIAKRQRLH, from the exons ATGGCAATGGAACCACTCCCTCTCTTCATGGGGGACGGAACGGACGCCGCGCTCTTCTCCGCCTTCTGGTCCTCCTTCCCGGACGATCTGCAGCAGCCCCCGCAAGAG AGCGTGGGGGAGCTGAAGCAGAGTCTGGTGGCCACcacgctggagctggaggcggccAAGGAGGAGCTCAAGAAGAAGGAGCAGAGCATCGCCAAGCTCGCCGACCTCGTCCGCCAGGTGGTCAAGGAGCGCGATGACGCGCGCGACCAGCTGCAGCAactccgcctcctcgccgccgccgcgccggcccccgccgccccgccgcagcAGCTCGTCACGTCCAGCGTCACCGACTCCGACTGCAGCCTCGTCTCCTCCCCCGTCGACCCTTTCTTCGACCCCGTCACCTCCGCCGACAGGCGCTGCAAGCACagccccgccacgccgccgccgccgtctgctgCCGCCAAGCAGCAGTGCCAGCCCGGCGCCAACGTCGTCGGGTCGGCGGCCGACGCCGTGCTCGATATGCTCGCCAGCAAGAGGCCTCTACCGCAGAAGGGTCGCCTCCTTGCGGCCGTCATGGAGGCCGGCCCGCTGCTGCAGAACCTGCTCGTCGCCGGGCAGCTCCCGCGCTGGCGCAACCCGCCCACGGTGCACGCCCCGGACACGCTGCCCCTCGGCGCCCGCGCCAGCTACGTCAGTGCGCCCATGGCTGCTGGCGGCGCCAACGCCGTGGCGGCCGCCACGACGCTGGGCTACGCCGGCTCCAACGCCTGCATGAAGCGGCCATTGATGACGGCGATGCCCATGCTGCCGCTgacgcccatggccgccgccaacTGCTCGTCGGGGTTCATCGCCAAGCGGCAGAGGCTGCATTGA